The Magallana gigas chromosome 6, xbMagGiga1.1, whole genome shotgun sequence genome includes the window attataaaataacaaaaatgcatcacaagataataaaaaagttatattttacaAGCCATATTTGTAGTTTCTCAACATGAAGCTTCACAACAATCTTCTAACCAAGGGATAAAGAAAATATGGAAAACGGTTCACCGAAAGTGGAGAAACATGTTGCATTTGTTACCGATGAAAAAGTATATCAAGGATAAGATATTCACATCAGTAAAATGACCGAACCGGAAAGCTTCGGAATGCAAATGGTATAAAGTATCTTGTAGAAAAATATTAAGGTACACAATTATGaacataaaaacataaatatgaaattatatttgcATACATTGTATAAAACTAAATAGAATATAtcaacttttaaaatcaaacaggAATGAAAGCTGATGgtttacaaaaaagaaacactggaaaatctttaaaacagtcgctgaaaaagtaaaaataatgatttattagaTATGATTAAGTATAGTGGGAATAATGTCAGAtatagttcatttaattaaattgacGCTGAATAATTAAGTATGTTTGCAAAATTTACCATTGGTCTTGAATGAAAGACAGGGATATCATGAACTTGTCGTGGGACGTCACTTCCATCTAATTTGGGACTAAACAAAATGCCTCTTCGGAAAAAGTACTTAATGATATTGGTTCTTCTGACTGCTGCGGCGGGTGCTGCATCATTGAATCGACTTCGGTCCGACTCCCTCCAATCTCCAAAGTACTCCCACCTACCGCTAGGTGGCGCCCAAGTATCCACAAGGTTGTGTGGATCCGTGAATCTCCACTCCATTATTTCATCCACATCCACGTTATTCTGGTTACGGTTACCGGTCTTACTTTTATTGATTTCCATCATTCGCCCCATGAGTGTATTATAGTACTGACGGTGAGACAGCATGTTATTTAGGATCGTGTTGGTGCCTAGTTGCCCTGTGTTCTGTGTGAAAGATCGGTGAACTGGCATACTTTGTTTTGGGCCTGAAGCAAATCGTCCTAATACAAAATCTGCCCCTTGCAGTATCACCACGCCGAGGAATAGCCATTGGTAGAATAGCTCGAACATCTGCATAGGATAAAAATAAACTATTACAGTCACATATTACTGCAGATGTTACCTTAATTAGGTATTACATTGTAGATatgtaaataactttttaaataaatcgtcgttttaaatttatacttggcatttttatatatagaggtGCAATTAATGATACAAACTCGTCTGGTAATTCGTTGCTCGTATAAAGCAAAGTGTTTATTTTTGGTCGGTCAATTACCTTTTATGTagatgtttattattttaataaccTGGCTAATTATGACAAATTTAAGCAAGCAATACTTTTATCCCGTGATTTATTTCGGTTTTGTCTTCATACGTTTACCACAACATGAATACATATAATTCATTAACTACTTTTCATTAACAATCGCATCTATGAACAGAGGAATACAAACTTTGAACCGTTGAACGTGTTTTGAAATTTCACACTCTCTCCTAACGACAAGATTTCATTGAACTCTTACATTGTTGGTAAAATTTATCGAAGCCATTGCTTTGGAGATTTTACTTGATTAACAGACCTACCTTGTTTCCCCTGTTGAATGCCAACTGTTCTCCTAATCTTGTGTCAGATTCACTTATAACAGCAATATCATTGTGCATTCAAGCGACTACATCAAATATCAAAAGCTATCAAACTTGTCAACTCTTTTTATCAATACAGTTTCCCGGATCATATTTTCTTACGTATAGCCAACCACTGAAAATTATTAAAGGTGTTCATCAAGTTTATCTGCATAAATATATTGCACGCGCGTGGGATCAATATTAATGCCCAACTTGCGAACAGAAGTTTCGTTTTAATAAATTCACAGGTAAAACAGTACAAAAGGCGTGTCAAAactaaatctaaaaataattttgatttccaTATATTAATACGAGACGAATATCTTCATATAAATGGATTGGATCTGCTCTTGTagtaaattctaaaaatatatgcGTAATTAAAGTAAAACAGAAACGCTTCATTATTTTCTGATTTATGATCAAGATATACAATGGTTGTCGATCAAATGTGATTTGACTTGCACttcttgttgtaaattttttttatatatctttttatatttgattaatgCAATGCACTTTTAAGATTATATTCACCTTAAAGAAAACATATGCACACCGTGTAACTAATTGATAAACTTCATAATTTATGGATCGTTAAAGTATCATTTCTGAagcatgatttttttattaaaagaagtatgccctttaatattttattcgaataattttgaatttttgtgttAAAGTGGAAAACATATTTTGGTAAAGTAACACACTGTAGTGTGTAAAATCTGTTGCGTATAAATGTatgatattaatatataataattcatGTCCTGTTTTGTCAACAAgacgttttatttttaaaaatataaaactcttaataaaaataataaaaatcttttgttcatattttcaaaCCTATGGGTTTAATCTCTTTAAAGAtaggtaaattttttttattaaaacaataaaacatcatGACATATTGACATTACTGGACATGATTTATTAGAtattaaggtgatatgggacatcTGTTGATATTAAGCAGATATAAGGACATTATaccaaaatactttcaccggtttaaaaTTTTCCAACTTTACTAAATTTGACCAAAACTACATTTCGAATTTTTTGGGAAGGTAGAAATAATAAAAGGCATTTTATACGGAAATACGTCATAATATGGATGAGTCCCATATCAAATTACATAAGTGTaatatcatacatttacatgtatcacacCAATTTCAATCTATTCGGTGTGTTACTTGCCTCCAAAACAGATTTCcaatttctcataaaaaaaactcaaaaatttcgtttaaaattttttaaaagtacatatcCTTTTTTAAACAACGATATCGTATTAtagaaatcatattttaataatccataaaaaaaattggtgtaGCAATCTTCTTTaagtttatttctttgaaatattggAATAAGATTAATATCAAACACAGGTAAAATGTTGATTTTCCTGAAATTGTtgtgataagaaaaaaaaaatttagtctCCATTTTCCTCGGTGACATATTGTTAActatcaaaaatgtataaaacaatcaagttttaaaaaatgtacttcTTACTTTTCGTCAGTGACATATcgttaattattaaaaatgcattaaaacaaaCTTTCTTAACCACAAAATACAAATGTCTTGACAGAAGAGTGATTTTAAATTTACGAACACggaaataacaataataataaaagggaTAGTTAAAACCTCTTACATGGAATCGGAAATTCCTGGTAATGTGTGCACATCCCTACGGAAAGGTCAAAAtgaattgcagaaatgaaattGTATACGGTAGGGGTTTTTGATGCAGGGTGTGGTCAAAATGCTTATTTGGTGTTTACTTAAtttgtataatgtttaaaaacatatactgaCATAGAATAAACATTGACTGCATATTTAGGGGGAAAAAACCATTAAGCTGTCATCTATGATAATATTTCATGTCACCTACATATAAGGCAAGGGTTATGGCTGAGAGAGGGGATATAtttgtcttattattttatatttaaatgaaagaaatgatTAAACTCGCATATTTAGAAAAGAGCAAGAATGAAGCTGTCTAGACTATTAAAGTTC containing:
- the LOC105344420 gene encoding uncharacterized protein — translated: MHNDIAVISESDTRLGEQLAFNRGNKMFELFYQWLFLGVVILQGADFVLGRFASGPKQSMPVHRSFTQNTGQLGTNTILNNMLSHRQYYNTLMGRMMEINKSKTGNRNQNNVDVDEIMEWRFTDPHNLVDTWAPPSGRWEYFGDWRESDRSRFNDAAPAAAVRRTNIIKYFFRRGILFSPKLDGSDVPRQVHDIPVFHSRPMRLF